One segment of Kogia breviceps isolate mKogBre1 chromosome 14, mKogBre1 haplotype 1, whole genome shotgun sequence DNA contains the following:
- the BMP2 gene encoding bone morphogenetic protein 2 has translation MVAGTRCLLALLLPQVLLGVAAGLIPELGRRKFAVSAGRSSSQPSDDVLSEFELRLLSMFGLKQRPTPSRGAVVPPYMLDLYRRHSGQPGAPAPDHRLERAASLANTVRSFHHEESLEELPEMSGKTTRRFFFNLTSIPTEEFITSAELQVFREQMQETLENNSSFHHRINIYEIIKPATANSKFPVTRLLDTRLVTQNASRWESFDVTPAVMRWTAQGLANHGFVVEVAHPEDSHGVSKRHVRISRSLHQDEHSWSQRRPLLVTFGHDGKGHPLHQREKRQAKHKQRKRLKSSCKRHPLYVDFSDVGWNDWIVAPPGYHAFYCHGECPFPLADHLNSTNHAIVQTLVNSVNSKIPKACCVPTELSAISMLYLDENEKVVLKNYQDMVVEGCGCR, from the exons ATGGTGGCCGGGACCCGCTGTCTTCTAGCGTTGCTGCTTCCCCAGGTCCTCCTGGGCGTTGCGGCCGGCCTCATTCCCGAGCTGGGCCGGAGGAAGTTCGCGGTGTCTGCTGGCCGGTCTTCATCCCAGCCCTCGGACGACGTCCTGAGTGAGTTCGAGTTGCGGCTGCTTAGCATGTTCGGCCTGAAGCAGAGACCCACCCCCAGCAGGGGTGCCGTGGTGCCCCCCTACATGCTGGACCTGTACCGCCGGCACTCGGGCCAGCCTGGCGCGCCCGCCCCGGACCACCGGCTGGAGAGGGCAGCCAGCCTCGCCAACACCGTGCGCAGCTTCCACCACGAAG AATCTTTGGAAGAATTGCCAGAAATGAGTGGAAAAACAACCCGTAGATTCTTCTTTAATTTAACTTCTATCCCCACTGAGGAGTTTATCACCTCAGCAGAACTTCAGGTCTTTCGGGAACAGATGCAGGAAACTTTGGAAAACAATAGCAGTTTCCATCACCgaattaatatttatgaaattataaAACCTGCCACAGCCAACTCTAAGTTCCCCGTGACCAGACTTCTGGACACCAGGTTGGTGACTCAGAATGCCAGCAGGTGGGAGAGCTTTGATGTCACCCCTGCTGTGATGAGGTGGACAGCTCAGGGGCTCGCCAACCACGGGTTTGTGGTGGAGGTGGCCCACCCAGAGGACAGCCACGGGGTCTCCAAGAGGCACGTGCGGATTAGCAGGTCTTTGCACCAAGACGAGCACAGCTGGTCACAGAGAAGGCCCTTGCTGGTCACTTTTGGCCACGATGGGAAAGGACACCCTCTCCACCAAAGAGAAAAGCGTCAGGCGAAACACAAACAGCGGAAACGCCTCAAGTCCAGTTGTAAGAGACACCCTTTGTACGTGGACTTCAGTGACGTGGGGTGGAATGACTGGATCGTCGCCCCCCCAGGGTATCATGCCTTTTACTGCCATGGGGAGTGCCCTTTCCCCCTGGCCGATCACCTGAACTCCACGAACCACGCCATCGTCCAGACGCTGGTCAACTCAGTTAACTCTAAGATTCCCAAGGCGTGCTGTGTCCCAACGGAACTCAGTGCCATCTCCATGCTGTACCTTGACGAGAATGAAAAGGTGGTATTAAAGAACTATCAGGACATGGTTGTCGAGGGTTGTGGGTGTCGTTAg